The genomic region GAGTTAAGGTAATGTACGGTGTAAGACCGACATTTAGTGAAAAAGGTCTTGAAGCACTGGAAGTAGACGGTAATGACGCATGGAGCGTAAAGCCGAAAGCAGGAGTGGAACTAAAAGGGGAATATCCTTTAGGAAGCAAAGAAAGCTGGAAGCTGAAAGGGTCTCTTGATTTATCATATGAGTACGAACTTGCTGACTTTAATGAAAGAGAATATGCACGACTTACAGCAGCGGAAGATTCTTATCATAAACTGGCAAAGCCGGAAGATGAAAAAGGAGCTTTCAGAACAAAAGCCACATTAGGAGTGGAAGTAGAAGACAGATACGGAGTATTCCTGACTGGGGAATATAAAACAGGTGATGTAGGAAAAGATGACTACAGAGCAGGAATTAACCTAAAAGCAGTATTTTAGGAAGCATATTAAAATAACAGGGACTGTTGTATTATTTATACAGCAGTTCCTTTTTGAGAAAAAGTATTTTTATTAATAAATGTAATGTAAATACTGAAGTTTTTTATATAGCCGTAATTACTGGTAAAGCAGGATAAAACAGGGTTTTTGATGCTCGAAGACAGTGATTTCCGTACAAAAAATAAAAAAATATAAAAATAAACGTGGAAATAAATAAAAATATATAGTATAATAGATAGTAAATGATAAATTTTAATAAAATGCATACTAGATCGACATCAGGCAGCAGCATTAACACAAAGATAAAAACTAACATATCTAAAATATTTTTATATTCCTTGACAAAGCTATGTTTTTTTATTATAATATCTTGTGAATTATATAAAAATATTTAAAAGATGTTGATTATATATATGTTTTATAGGAAGGAGAAGATTAAGAATGGCAGTACCTAAGAAGAGAACTTCTAAAGCTAAAAGAAATATGAGAAGATCACATGACGGAATTTCTACACCTAATATTATAATAGAGGCAGACGGAACAGTTAGAAGACCTCACAGAGTTAATCTTGAGACTGGTGTATACAAGGGTAAACAAGTAATTGAAATCCAAGATGATACTGAGTAAAATATTGAAAAATACATGAGGCAAGATATTAATCTTGCTTTTTTAAATATACAGATGTATAATAAAAAACCAGTGTTTTTTATCAGTTTTTAATTTGAAAAAATAAATACACATATATTAAAACACACTGAACTGTCTGATTTTTTGCTGTTTAGCCATGAACGGACAGAGGGTGCTGATGTTGTGCATAAAAATAATTTAGTAGGTGATAATATTGAAAATAGGTATATTGGGAATAGGGTCATATCTGCCCGAAAGAATTCTGACAAATAAAGAAATGGAATCTATCGTAGACACAACAGATGAATGGATTACTACAAGAACTGGTATAAAAGAGAGAAGAATAGCTGCAGATGATGAAGCAACTTCGGATCTGTCATATAAGGCAGCATTAAAAGCAATAGAAGATGCAGGAATTGATAAAGATGAAATTGAACTTGTGATAGTAGCCACAACAACACCTGATTACTCAATGCCTTCTACAGCAGCAATAGTTCAGGATAAGTTAGGAATAAAAAAAACTGCGGCTTTTGATATGGAAGCAGCATGTACAGGATTCGTATATGCATTGACTACAGGATACAGCTTTATCAAAGCAGGAATTTATAAAAAAGTCCTTGTCATCGGAGCAGATGTTTTTTCAAGAATCCTTGACTGGGAAGACAGAGGAACATGTATTTTATTTGGAGACGGAGCAGGAGCAGCCGTATTAGGTGAAGTGGAAACAGGAGGATATCTCGGAGGAGATCTTCAGGCTGACGGAGCAGGGGCTTTGGAACTGGTAGTGCCTTCAAGCGGCTCAAGAAAGCCGTTTAGAGAAGATGTTCTTACTAACAGAGAACAGTTTGTAAAAATGAACGGAAGAGAGATTTTCAAATTCGCAGTAAGAGCATTTCCAGAAACTTCGGAAGCTTCATTGAAGAAAGCAGGACTGGAAATAGAAGATATAGATTTATTTATACCTCATCAGGCTAATATCAGAATAATAGAATCTATAGCAAAGAGATTTAAGCAGCCTATGGAAAAATTCTATGTTAATCTGGATAAATACGGAAATACCTCAGCAGCAACAATACCAATTGCTATTGATGAAGCCAGAAACGAAGGGAAAATCAAAAAAGGGGATAAGCTTCTTCTTGTAGGATTTGGAAGCGGACTGACTTATGGTTCATGTGTTTTAGAGTGGTCTAAATAGTATTTTGCAGATTTGGGAAATTAATTAATTCATATTATGGTAGCGAATTTATCATAAAAATCTGACTGATGTTTTATAATAATATATAATAAAAAAGTAAATATTCAGAATGAATTTTTAGGAGGAACGTATGGGAAAGAAAATTTTTTTTGGAATAGGTTTAATATTATTAGGGATACTGTATGGATTACAGGTATTCGGAATGATAAACGGAGATACGATAAAATATATACTTAATTATCAGATAATTCTTATTTTGGTGGGGGTATTCGTAGGAATAGCCAAAAAGAAAACATCAGGATGGATAATAACAGGTGTAGGCGTGTATCTTTATATAAAAGAATTTTTTGAAGGATTTACTAATATAGGAATTACTGCGGGGCTGCTTATAGTAGGAACTGCTATTACAGTTTCAGGAATAATGGACAGAAGAAATAAAAATGAAAAAGCAAATGAAAATGTGAATATCAGCATAAAAAGCAGTAATATAAGCAAAGATGCCGAAGATATAGAGGAAGAAGACGATACCAAGGAGGAAACATGGGAAAAATAGCATTTGTATATCCGGGTCAGGGTTCACAGCAGGTAGGAATGGGACTGGATCTTTATGAAAATGCAGGGATAAAAAAAGATATAGACAATATTTTTGATTCAATAGATAATAAAGAGCTGAAGGAAGTTATGTTTAACGGACCTGAGGAAGAACTGAAAAATACCAGAAATGCACAGCCGGCAATAGCGCTGTTATCTGTAATTCTGACAAAGCTGGTTAAGGAAAAAGGGATAATTCCTGATTATGTGGCTGGTCACAGTCTGGGTGAATATACAGCATTATACGGAAGTGAAGTTCTTAGTGAAACAGATATAATGAAATTAATCTCTAAAAGAGGAGAAATAATGGCTGGTTCCGGAATAGAAGGAACTATGGCTGCGATTCTCGGACTGGAAGCCTCAGAAGTAGAGAAAATCTGCGGTGAGATAGACGGAGTTATAGAAGCGGTGAATTTTAACGATCCTAAACAGACAGTGGTAGCCGGAGATAAGAATACAGTGGAGGGTAATCTGGATACCTTTAAACAGAAAGGTGCCAAAAGAGCTATACTTCTTGCTGTATCAGGACCGTTTCACAGTTCGCTTATGAAACCTGTTGCTGAGAAAATAAAAGATGAGTTTTCAAAATTCACTTGGAATACTCCTAAATGTCCTCTTATTGCTAATACAACGGCAACTGAGCTTGAAAACACAGAAAATATACAAAATGAATTATTTAACCAAACTTTTGGTCCGGTAAAATGGGTTGATACAATAAACAAACTCGCTGAAAACGGAGTAGAAAAAATTTATGAGATCGGCCCGGGAAGTGTTCTGAAAGGTATGATCAAAAAAATAAACGGGAATATAGAAGTAGTTAATATTTCAAAACTGGAAGATTTAGAAAATTTATAATAAATAAAAACTGCATTTGACATAATATTGTTTTATGCAGTTTTTTTGTGATTTTTAAAATTTTTTATTTTTCGTTTTAAAACTGTCAGATTTTAAATCTGATTTTTTTTTGAAAACATTTTGAATATTTAGAAAAAAATATAGATAATATTTTATTTTATCTAGAAATTTCATGAAAAATATTTGTGAAAAATATCGGGGAATACACATATGAAAACTATTTTATGAAATTTTGTTCTAGATAAAATGATATTATATCTATAATTTAGGAAGAAGGTGAAGAAATGAAAGAAGAGATTTTCTGGAATTCAGATATAAAAGACATAAAAAAAGGGTATGTAGAAAATGAAGAATGCTTTGAATGCCTGTTATGCGGAATGAAAACCGAAAAAGGCATAATATATAAAGAGGATAATACACTTCGTGACGCGGAAAAAGAGATGAAGTTTCATATATCCAAAGTTCATGTATCTGTCTTTGATTATCTTATAAATCTGAATAAAAAATTAACAGGAATATCAGAACAGCAAAAAAAACTTTTGAAATTATTTTATCAGGGAAAAAATGATAAAGAAGTGCAAAAAGAAACAGAAACCGGGAGTATGTCTACTATCAGAAACCATAGATTTACACTAAAGGAAAAAGAAAGACAGGCGAAGGTATTTTTATCAGTAATGGAACTTTTGAGAGAAAGAGACCAAAATGCTGCTAAATTTATAGAACCACATAAAACAGCAAGATTCGTAGATGACAGATACAATATAACAGTAGATGAAAATCAGAAAATGCTGGAAAAATTCTTTGAATTTCAGGACGGGAAAGCTGTGAAGCTGAAAAGATTTCCCGGAAGGGAAAAGCAAAGAGTAGTCGTAATAAGGGAGCTTTCCAAAAGTATAGAATCAGGAAAAAAATATTCTGAAAAAGAAATAAACAGTGTAATAAAAAAATTCTTTGATGATTATGTAACACTGAGAAGATACCTTATAGAATACGGTTTTCTGGATAGAAAAAAAGATGGAAGCGAATATTGGTTGAAATAAATATGCAAAAATGATATAATCTTTCAGTATGAAATTTAACGCATTATGAAAGTCGCTTTATATGTTGATATTCGGAAGTAATTCTGTATTATCTGTGATAATTATAAAAATATAGGTAAAAGCAGTTTTATCCTGTAATACCATATATTTTTTATATATTATTTGGATAAATATCGCTTGATTTATTAAAATGACTTTGCTATAATGCTAACATGGAGGTGGATTGTATGTTAGATAAAATAAAAACAATAGTTGCAGAACAATTAGGTGTAGATGAAAGCCAAGTAACAGAGGATGCATCTTTTATAGATGATTTAGGAGCTGACTCATTAGATACAGTAGAATTGATTATGGCTTTTGAAGAAGCATTTGACGTGGAAATTCCTGATGAAGATGCACAAAAAATTAAAACTGTAAAAGATGTAATTGATTATATTGAGTCAAAATAATATAGTTATCTAAGTAGAGGGGAAAAAAACACCCCTTTTTTTAATAATTGTACGAGTGTTATTTTTTCGGCGGGAATTTTTTGACGGGAAAATATAAAAACAGGCAGTTTAAATTTTTGAAAGTTTAATAAATATGCCGATTAGAGGTTATTTTTAGAATAATGATATTATAACAAAGATTATTTTATTTGAAAAAAAAACCAAAATAAAGTAAAATATAGTGAAATATAATTTTTGGTGAGGTGAAAAATGAGACGAGTAGTTATTACCGGAGTTGGGCTAATAACAGCTTTGGGAACTGGTACGGAAAAAACATGGAACTCTTTGTTGAACGGAGACTGCGGAATTAACACAATAGAATCTTTTGATACTAGCGATCAGTCGGTTCATATAGCAGCAGAAGTGCGTGATTTTAATCCGGAAGATTACATAGAAAAAAAGGAATTAAAAAAACTGGGAAGATTTTCGCAATTTGCAATTGCTGCTTCCAAAATGGCACTTGATGATGCAAAACTGGATATAAATGAATCTAATGCAACAAGAGTTGGTGTTATTATAGGTTCCGGTATAGGAGCTCTTGAAGTTATAGAAACTGAAATCGGAAAAATGATAGAAAAAGGACCTAAAAGAATATCTCCTTTTTATATACCGGCAGTTATTACAAATATGGCATCAGGAAATGTATCTATATATACAGGGGCGAAAGGGCCTAACAAAGCAATAGTAACAGCATGCGCATCAGGGACACACTCTATAGGTGATGCTTTCCAGACTATTTTACTTGGAAAAGCAGATGCTGTAATTGCAGGAGGATCGGAAGCTACAATAACAAGAAGTGGAATCGGAGGATTTGCCAGTATAAAAGCATTATCGAATAACCCGGATCCTAAAAAAGCTTCAAGACCGTTTTCTGCAGACAGAGACGGATTTGTAATGGGTGAAGGTGCAGGAATATTAATAGTGGAAGAACTGGAACATGCATTAAAAAGAGGTGCTAAAATATATGCAGAGGTAGTAGGATACGGAGAAACCGGAGATGCATATCATATGACAGCGCCTGAAGAAAGCGGAAACGGAGCAGCACGTGCAATGCAGATGGCTTTGGAACAGGGGAATATTAATCCTGATGAAGTAGACTATATCAATGCACACGGTACGTCAACACCGTTAAACGACAAAATTGAAACACGTGCAATAAAAACTGTGTTTGGCGATCATGCAAAAGAACTTGCAGTTAGTTCTACAAAAGGAGCTGTAGGGCATCTTTTAGGAGGAGCAGGAGGAGTAGAAGCAGGATTCCTTGCACTTGCAATACATGAAGGTATTATGCCTCCTACAGTAAATTATGATAACCCTGATCCTGACTGTGATTTATATTATGTTCCTAATAAATCAGAAAAGAAGGAAATAAGATACGGGATATCTAATACACTTGGATTTGGCGGACATAATGCAGTAATAGCGCTAAAAAAGTATGAAAAATAGTAGTACAATAGAAGTAAGTTTTTTAGAGAGCCAAAATGTCTTATTTTAGGCTCTCTGATGAAACTATTTTTATCATTAATAAAAAACTACAGGAGGTGTAATAAAATGGATGATTCAAAATTAAGAGAATTAATGGAAAAAATCGGATATGAATTTGATGATATTAAGCTTTTAAAAGAAGCATTGATTCATCGGTCATATGCAAATGAACATGGTGAAATAGAGAATATAAATAACGAAAGGCTGGAATTCCTCGGGGATGCGGTACTGGATTTGATATCAACAGAATATATATACACAAAAGAGAAAGATGATAACGAAGGTGATCTTGCTAAGCTGAAAAGTAGAATAATCAGTGAACCTATATTTTCTGCCGTTTCAAAAGAAATAGCACTTGGAGAATATCTTTTTTTGAGTAACGGTGAAGAAATTACCGGAGGACGTGACAGAAAGTCTATACTGGGCGATGCTTTTGAAGCACTGATAGGTGCTATATTTATGGACTCAGGATTTGATGAAGCAAAAAGAATAGCCCTTAAATATCTGAAAGATAAAATAGATAATATAGATGATCTTGAAGAGCTTAAAGATTATAAAACACTTTTACAGGAACTTTTCCAAAGTAAGTTTCACATTATACCCAATTACGAGATTCTTTCAGAAAAAGGACCTGATCATAATAAAAAATTCGAGATAGCAGTAAAATTAAAAGATGAAATAGTAGGCATAGGAACAGGAACAAGCAAAAAAGAAGCAGAGAAAAATGCCGCTAGAGAGGCTTATTTTTTATTCAAAAAATAATTTATACCTTTATCTGTGTGTATGTCAGATATAGAGTTAAGGGCATAAAACCAAATAAGGAGATTCCATGAAAAAAACAGCAGTATACCCAGGGAGTTTTGATCCTATAACAAAAGGTCATATAGACATCATAAAGAGAAGTGCCAAATTGTTTGATGAATTAAAAATAGGAATTTTGATTAATTCGTCGAAGAAAAACTGGTTTACAATAGAAGAGAGAATAGAGCTGGTAAAAAGAATACTTAAAGAAGAAAATATAGAAGCTGAAGTATTGAGTTTTATGGGTTTAACAGTGGATTTTATGGCAGAACAAAATGCTGATATACTGGTAAGGGGACTAAGAGCAGTTTCAGACTATGAATATGAGCTGCAGTTTACTCTGACTAATACTATATTAGCAAAACAACCATTTGAAACGTTATTCTTTACGGCGCCGAGAGAATATCTGTATTTGAGTTCCAGTCTGGTAAAAGAAGTAGCCTTAAACAGCGGGAGACTGGATAAATTTTTACCGGAGGTTATCATAAAAGATATAGAGGAAAGAGCCGAAAGAATTAGAAAAGGATAAGATATGGCGGCAAAATCAGGATATATTTGTTCCGAATGTGGATATACAAGCAGAAAATGGCTGGGAAAGTGTCCTAATTGTGAATCGTGGGGAACTTTTGAAGAGGAAGTGGATATAAAGAAAACACTTTCGAAAATATCAGCAGAAGATGTAGAATTAATAAGGCTCGAAGAGATAGAACTAGGCAAAGAATTCCGTATGGTAACTAAATTCAGTGAATTTGACAGAGTTCTGGGCGGCGGGCTGGTAAAAGGAGAGGTAGTTCTTATAAGCGGAAATCCCGGAATCGGGAAGTCCACTTTTTTGCTGCAATTAATTGATGAATATTCTAAAACCGGAAACGTTTTTTATATATCTGGTGAAGAGTCTCTAAGGCAGATAAAACAGCGTGCAGACAGACTTGGGGTAAAGAGTAAAAGTCTG from Sebaldella sp. S0638 harbors:
- the rpmF gene encoding 50S ribosomal protein L32, whose product is MAVPKKRTSKAKRNMRRSHDGISTPNIIIEADGTVRRPHRVNLETGVYKGKQVIEIQDDTE
- a CDS encoding beta-ketoacyl-ACP synthase III; the protein is MKIGILGIGSYLPERILTNKEMESIVDTTDEWITTRTGIKERRIAADDEATSDLSYKAALKAIEDAGIDKDEIELVIVATTTPDYSMPSTAAIVQDKLGIKKTAAFDMEAACTGFVYALTTGYSFIKAGIYKKVLVIGADVFSRILDWEDRGTCILFGDGAGAAVLGEVETGGYLGGDLQADGAGALELVVPSSGSRKPFREDVLTNREQFVKMNGREIFKFAVRAFPETSEASLKKAGLEIEDIDLFIPHQANIRIIESIAKRFKQPMEKFYVNLDKYGNTSAATIPIAIDEARNEGKIKKGDKLLLVGFGSGLTYGSCVLEWSK
- the fabD gene encoding ACP S-malonyltransferase, producing the protein MGKIAFVYPGQGSQQVGMGLDLYENAGIKKDIDNIFDSIDNKELKEVMFNGPEEELKNTRNAQPAIALLSVILTKLVKEKGIIPDYVAGHSLGEYTALYGSEVLSETDIMKLISKRGEIMAGSGIEGTMAAILGLEASEVEKICGEIDGVIEAVNFNDPKQTVVAGDKNTVEGNLDTFKQKGAKRAILLAVSGPFHSSLMKPVAEKIKDEFSKFTWNTPKCPLIANTTATELENTENIQNELFNQTFGPVKWVDTINKLAENGVEKIYEIGPGSVLKGMIKKINGNIEVVNISKLEDLENL
- a CDS encoding DUF2087 domain-containing protein; translated protein: MKEEIFWNSDIKDIKKGYVENEECFECLLCGMKTEKGIIYKEDNTLRDAEKEMKFHISKVHVSVFDYLINLNKKLTGISEQQKKLLKLFYQGKNDKEVQKETETGSMSTIRNHRFTLKEKERQAKVFLSVMELLRERDQNAAKFIEPHKTARFVDDRYNITVDENQKMLEKFFEFQDGKAVKLKRFPGREKQRVVVIRELSKSIESGKKYSEKEINSVIKKFFDDYVTLRRYLIEYGFLDRKKDGSEYWLK
- a CDS encoding acyl carrier protein, with the translated sequence MLDKIKTIVAEQLGVDESQVTEDASFIDDLGADSLDTVELIMAFEEAFDVEIPDEDAQKIKTVKDVIDYIESK
- the fabF gene encoding beta-ketoacyl-ACP synthase II; amino-acid sequence: MRRVVITGVGLITALGTGTEKTWNSLLNGDCGINTIESFDTSDQSVHIAAEVRDFNPEDYIEKKELKKLGRFSQFAIAASKMALDDAKLDINESNATRVGVIIGSGIGALEVIETEIGKMIEKGPKRISPFYIPAVITNMASGNVSIYTGAKGPNKAIVTACASGTHSIGDAFQTILLGKADAVIAGGSEATITRSGIGGFASIKALSNNPDPKKASRPFSADRDGFVMGEGAGILIVEELEHALKRGAKIYAEVVGYGETGDAYHMTAPEESGNGAARAMQMALEQGNINPDEVDYINAHGTSTPLNDKIETRAIKTVFGDHAKELAVSSTKGAVGHLLGGAGGVEAGFLALAIHEGIMPPTVNYDNPDPDCDLYYVPNKSEKKEIRYGISNTLGFGGHNAVIALKKYEK
- the rnc gene encoding ribonuclease III, which translates into the protein MDDSKLRELMEKIGYEFDDIKLLKEALIHRSYANEHGEIENINNERLEFLGDAVLDLISTEYIYTKEKDDNEGDLAKLKSRIISEPIFSAVSKEIALGEYLFLSNGEEITGGRDRKSILGDAFEALIGAIFMDSGFDEAKRIALKYLKDKIDNIDDLEELKDYKTLLQELFQSKFHIIPNYEILSEKGPDHNKKFEIAVKLKDEIVGIGTGTSKKEAEKNAAREAYFLFKK
- the coaD gene encoding pantetheine-phosphate adenylyltransferase; this encodes MKKTAVYPGSFDPITKGHIDIIKRSAKLFDELKIGILINSSKKNWFTIEERIELVKRILKEENIEAEVLSFMGLTVDFMAEQNADILVRGLRAVSDYEYELQFTLTNTILAKQPFETLFFTAPREYLYLSSSLVKEVALNSGRLDKFLPEVIIKDIEERAERIRKG